The DNA segment TTATACTTCTGAGAAGTAAGCGCGGAAGCCTCTTTCAAACCAGCCCTATAATGATCCTTATTAATTTTAAATTTACCGTACTTTTGAATATGCTCTTTCAACTTCTGAAATGTTGCAGGAGAAAGTTGCGGCCTCAACACCTTCCCCCCCTTCCCCTTCGCTTCAAACTGCCCCCCTGGCCGAAGTTGACCTTTCCGAATCAACGAAATCTCATTAACTCGACTCCCGGCCTCATATTGCATCTGAGCTGCGAGTTGATGGTCAGCATTAGAAACAAATTGGATTAAAGCTTCAGGTTGATGGTACGCCCTCGTCGATTCAAACCGCTTCAGCTCTTTTGCATCCTCTCTCGTAGCCTCAATGCCGCTTTGCAGCTCAAAACGTCGCTTCATCCCCGTCTTATCTGCGAAGCCATTAAGAGCCACTTCCAGCTTACTCAGGGCAGCTGCGTACTGATTGTATGTAGCTCTTGCCACCCCCCTCTCAATGCACTCTTCTAAATACGACTGAACGTGCCGGGCTTCTATCCGAGTCAATTGCCTCAAACCATACTTATCCCTTGCGTGAATAAAGCACCTTCTCCAACACTCTCGATAAGCATCTGCAGTACTATACGAATGAATACCGAGCTTCTTACCCAAATCTCGCCAGGTCCTCGCCCCGTCTTTTCTGGCAACCTCCTTGGCTGCATGTTTAGAAGAGCCTATGCGTTTGATACCAGACACTTCATAAACGAGCTTAACTTGACGCTTTGGGCTTCCGTATTTCTTGGCCATCGCTTTTCACTTTGATCAGAATTATTGCCCCTGATCAGGGCGACTCTTCTTGAGACCAATCAGATTTTTGCTTCAGGAAGAATCACTAGATCCCCATGACCGCTGAGCGGCATAACTTCCTTCAGTACTTGAACCGGGTACTGAGCCGTGGCTTTTTCCGCGCTGACACTAATGGTGTCTATGGGCAGCGCGCAAAAGGTTTCCCAAAAGCATCGTGCCCCCAGCTGTTGGATTCGGAAGCTTGGTTTCCGAGGTCATTTTTTCCGCATTTGAGTCGAATGCTCAATTAGGACGATGCGCAAAAATGTACCCAAAAAGCTATTGCCCTTCTCGCGCCAGCAGCACGAGTTCAAAAGGTAATAAGGGAACTGTCAACAATCTGCCCCATCAGAACAACAAGTGTCAATGCAAAATCGCGCAAAAGAAGCGGCTAACGCCGCTTTAGTCTTCGACTAAAGCGGCGTTAGGCATTGATATTAGTAAAGTTACGATCTACAGTTTACATATGAGGTGACATATATTCTTTACATATCACTTTACAACATTGTATGATGTCACACTATGTCTAAATTACATTGAATCTTTCATTTAATAAACAAATCTCACAACAGGTCATACAATGTCATATAGTACCATATCCACAATTAAGAGGTATACGGACACGACCCC comes from the Pseudodesulfovibrio piezophilus C1TLV30 genome and includes:
- a CDS encoding site-specific integrase, which encodes MAKKYGSPKRQVKLVYEVSGIKRIGSSKHAAKEVARKDGARTWRDLGKKLGIHSYSTADAYRECWRRCFIHARDKYGLRQLTRIEARHVQSYLEECIERGVARATYNQYAAALSKLEVALNGFADKTGMKRRFELQSGIEATREDAKELKRFESTRAYHQPEALIQFVSNADHQLAAQMQYEAGSRVNEISLIRKGQLRPGGQFEAKGKGGKVLRPQLSPATFQKLKEHIQKYGKFKINKDHYRAGLKEASALTSQKYNGSHGLRWNYAQRRMKELRQGGVSYYESLGRVSKEMGHERPDITEHYLK